One genomic window of Silurus meridionalis isolate SWU-2019-XX chromosome 22, ASM1480568v1, whole genome shotgun sequence includes the following:
- the nedd9 gene encoding enhancer of filamentation 1 isoform X3 — protein sequence MAKALYDNVPESPEELAFRKGDILTVIEQNTGGLEGWWLCSLHGRQGIAPGNRLKLLIAPMFEGNTASTPTSSPNLVHQQQRPQTPQGIYQVPPCQDVYQVPQRSVLAVDGMPSKVTTPTRVGQTYLFNPSSSSTQDLYDVPPMRTQGVYDIPAGKKKGNHASSQTQGLYDIPPTQEARNQGVYDIPPPSQGVYPVPPGKTNADQEEGNYDFPQPHKKKMEGVYDVPPMSLSKSAQSNYDFPQGNCSSAMYDIPASQINSGASHDLYDIPRGIPQQTQSREQDRNRGIYDVPPPDSRAVADVSEGMNRFSFSSTGSSMSTSSSSGGSSAEGRLVLDLDCALQKLSHIQQGLESSLSSLKALTSSPSWRTYGFMERYANELRSKMERVRGALAEFLAFGKGASANASTLSDPVLHSKLRKQLQRLEDSQQILQQSLENSSWALATGKQQSKSDELDRFIMVAHTLPDDAKQLMSTVRSHAELLFRRAPIEGVVHPFTCNPIEEESYDSQTKPFPLVQDSEQCVKSWMEDYDYVHLQGKEEFERQQKALLEKENIVNQSKVKLGQEQLNQFKQLEREVIKPVENDFTRWISHQHSTGSSSPSDSSSTSSAGGGVHLCGRDRQLLAFYGEQCEQHFVTLLNAVDAFFSCVGAGQPPRIFVAHAKFVILSAHKLVFIGDTLSRQATMPEVANRVMDSSNVLCELLKTVVGATKAAALHYPNTPAVQEMVDRVTSLSHHAQQFKMQLLQMATL from the exons ATGGCGAAGGCACTGTATGACAACGTGCCTGAGTCCCCAGAGGAGTTGGCATTCCGCAAAGGTGACATCCTGACGGTGATCGAGCAGAACACAGGAGGACTGGAAGGCTGGTGGCTCTGCTCGCTGCATGGGCGTCAGGGCATCGCCCCGGGGAACCGCCTCAAGCTTCTTATTGCCCCCATGTTCGAGGGCAATACAGCATCCACTCCCACATCTTCACCAAACCTAGTTCACCAGCAACAGAGACCCCAGACTCCCCAAGGCATCTACCAGGTGCCCCCCTGCCAGGATGTCTACCAAGTCCCACAGAGGAGCGTGCTGGCTGTGGACGGAATGCCGTCAAAA gTGACGACTCCGACACGAGTCGGACAGACGTACTTGTTTAACCCTTCCTCCAGCAGCACTCAAGACCTCTACGACGTTCCTCCGATGAGAACTCAAGGG GTGTACGACATTCCTGCcgggaaaaagaaaggaaaccaTGCAAGTTCTCAAACCCAGGGTCTTTACGACATTCCTCCGACGCAGGAAGCGAGGAATCAGGGGGTGTACGAcataccaccaccatcacaagGG GTTTATCCTGTACCACCTGGTAAAACTAATGCCGATCAAGAAGAGGGCAATTATGACTTTCCGCAGCCCCACAAGAAGAAGATGGAGGGCGTGTACGATGTTCCGCCGATGTCGCTGTCTAAATCTGCCCAGTCAAACTATGACTTCCCTCAAGGCAACTGCAGTAGTGCCATGTACGACATTCCAGCGAGCCAGATTAACTCTGGAGCGTCCCATGATTTATACGACATTCCACGTGGGATTCCGCAGCAAACGCAGAGCAGGGAACAGGATCGTAACAGGGGTATCTATGATGTCCCACCCCCCGATTCTCGTGCTGTGGCTGATGTGAGTGAAGGCATGAACCGCTTTTCTTTTTCCAGCACAGGAAGTAGCATGTCCACGTCTTCGTCTTCAGGCGGCTCTTCGGCAGAGGGCCGTCTTGTGCTGGACCTAGATTGTGCCTTGCAAAAGCTTAGCCACATTCAGCAAGGCCTGGAATCGTCCCTGTCTTCTCTGAAAGCCTTGACCTCCTCGCCCAGCTGGAGAACTTACGGCTTCATGGAGCGCTATGCTAACGAACTGCGCTCCAAAATGGAGCGCGTTCGAGGTGCTCTTGCCGAATTCCTTGCTTTTGGGAAAGGTGCCTCAGCGAACGCGTCTACTCTGTCAGACCCGGTGCTGCACTCCAAACTGAGGAAGCAGCTGCAGAGGCTGGAGGACTCGCAGCAGATCCTGCAACAGAGCCTGGAGAACAGTAGCTGGGCTCTTGCGACTGGAAAGCAGCAGAGCAAAAGTGACGAACTGGACCGTTTTATTATGGtggcacacacacttcctgacgATGCTAAGCAGTTGATGTCCACAGTAAGGAGCCATGCAGAGCTACTGTTCCGCAGGGCACCCATAGAGGGCGTTGTTCATCCATTCACCTGCAACCCAATCGAAGAGGAGAGCTACGACAGCCAAACCAAACCATTCCCCCTGGTTCAGGATAGCGaacagtgtgtaaaaagttGGATGGAGGATTATGACTACGTCCATTTGCAG GGAAAAGAGGAATTCGAGCGTCAGCAGAAGGCACTCTTAGAAAAGGAGAACATCGTGAACCAGAGCAAGGTCAAACTGGGACAGGAACAG CTGAATCAGTTTAAGCAGCTGGAGCGGGAGGTGATCAAACCTGTAGAAAACGACTTCACACGCTGGATCTCACATCAGCACTCCACAGGCTCCTCCTCCCCATCAGATTCTTCCTCCACGTCCTCCGCAGGAGGCGGAGTTCACTTATGTGGGCGGGACCGCCAGCTTCTGGCCTTCTACGGAGAGCAGTGCGAGCAGCACTTTGTGACCTTGCTAAACGCCGTGGACGCATTCTTCAGCTGCGTGGGGGCCGGCCAGCCCCCGAGGATCTTCGTCGCTCACGCCAAATTCGTCATCCTCAGTGCACATAAGCTTGTATTTATCGGAGACACTCTGTCGCGCCAAGCTACGATGCCCGAAGTGGCCAATCGGGTGATGGACTCGAGCAACGTGCTGTGCGAGTTGCTCAAAACGGTGGTAGGAGCCACGAAAGCAGCTGCCCTGCATTACCCCAACACGCCAGCCGTGCAGGAGATGGTGGATCGAGTCACGTCCCTCTCTCATCACGCGCAGCAGTTTAAAATGCAGCTCTTACAGATGGCCACGTTGTGA
- the nedd9 gene encoding enhancer of filamentation 1 isoform X2, translating to MKYKNQMAKALYDNVPESPEELAFRKGDILTVIEQNTGGLEGWWLCSLHGRQGIAPGNRLKLLIAPMFEGNTASTPTSSPNLVHQQQRPQTPQGIYQVPPCQDVYQVPQRSVLAVDGMPSKVTTPTRVGQTYLFNPSSSSTQDLYDVPPMRTQGVYDIPAGKKKGNHASSQTQGLYDIPPTQEARNQGVYDIPPPSQGVYPVPPGKTNADQEEGNYDFPQPHKKKMEGVYDVPPMSLSKSAQSNYDFPQGNCSSAMYDIPASQINSGASHDLYDIPRGIPQQTQSREQDRNRGIYDVPPPDSRAVADVSEGMNRFSFSSTGSSMSTSSSSGGSSAEGRLVLDLDCALQKLSHIQQGLESSLSSLKALTSSPSWRTYGFMERYANELRSKMERVRGALAEFLAFGKGASANASTLSDPVLHSKLRKQLQRLEDSQQILQQSLENSSWALATGKQQSKSDELDRFIMVAHTLPDDAKQLMSTVRSHAELLFRRAPIEGVVHPFTCNPIEEESYDSQTKPFPLVQDSEQCVKSWMEDYDYVHLQGKEEFERQQKALLEKENIVNQSKVKLGQEQLNQFKQLEREVIKPVENDFTRWISHQHSTGSSSPSDSSSTSSAGGGVHLCGRDRQLLAFYGEQCEQHFVTLLNAVDAFFSCVGAGQPPRIFVAHAKFVILSAHKLVFIGDTLSRQATMPEVANRVMDSSNVLCELLKTVVGATKAAALHYPNTPAVQEMVDRVTSLSHHAQQFKMQLLQMATL from the exons ATGAAGTATAAA AACCAGATGGCGAAGGCACTGTATGACAACGTGCCTGAGTCCCCAGAGGAGTTGGCATTCCGCAAAGGTGACATCCTGACGGTGATCGAGCAGAACACAGGAGGACTGGAAGGCTGGTGGCTCTGCTCGCTGCATGGGCGTCAGGGCATCGCCCCGGGGAACCGCCTCAAGCTTCTTATTGCCCCCATGTTCGAGGGCAATACAGCATCCACTCCCACATCTTCACCAAACCTAGTTCACCAGCAACAGAGACCCCAGACTCCCCAAGGCATCTACCAGGTGCCCCCCTGCCAGGATGTCTACCAAGTCCCACAGAGGAGCGTGCTGGCTGTGGACGGAATGCCGTCAAAA gTGACGACTCCGACACGAGTCGGACAGACGTACTTGTTTAACCCTTCCTCCAGCAGCACTCAAGACCTCTACGACGTTCCTCCGATGAGAACTCAAGGG GTGTACGACATTCCTGCcgggaaaaagaaaggaaaccaTGCAAGTTCTCAAACCCAGGGTCTTTACGACATTCCTCCGACGCAGGAAGCGAGGAATCAGGGGGTGTACGAcataccaccaccatcacaagGG GTTTATCCTGTACCACCTGGTAAAACTAATGCCGATCAAGAAGAGGGCAATTATGACTTTCCGCAGCCCCACAAGAAGAAGATGGAGGGCGTGTACGATGTTCCGCCGATGTCGCTGTCTAAATCTGCCCAGTCAAACTATGACTTCCCTCAAGGCAACTGCAGTAGTGCCATGTACGACATTCCAGCGAGCCAGATTAACTCTGGAGCGTCCCATGATTTATACGACATTCCACGTGGGATTCCGCAGCAAACGCAGAGCAGGGAACAGGATCGTAACAGGGGTATCTATGATGTCCCACCCCCCGATTCTCGTGCTGTGGCTGATGTGAGTGAAGGCATGAACCGCTTTTCTTTTTCCAGCACAGGAAGTAGCATGTCCACGTCTTCGTCTTCAGGCGGCTCTTCGGCAGAGGGCCGTCTTGTGCTGGACCTAGATTGTGCCTTGCAAAAGCTTAGCCACATTCAGCAAGGCCTGGAATCGTCCCTGTCTTCTCTGAAAGCCTTGACCTCCTCGCCCAGCTGGAGAACTTACGGCTTCATGGAGCGCTATGCTAACGAACTGCGCTCCAAAATGGAGCGCGTTCGAGGTGCTCTTGCCGAATTCCTTGCTTTTGGGAAAGGTGCCTCAGCGAACGCGTCTACTCTGTCAGACCCGGTGCTGCACTCCAAACTGAGGAAGCAGCTGCAGAGGCTGGAGGACTCGCAGCAGATCCTGCAACAGAGCCTGGAGAACAGTAGCTGGGCTCTTGCGACTGGAAAGCAGCAGAGCAAAAGTGACGAACTGGACCGTTTTATTATGGtggcacacacacttcctgacgATGCTAAGCAGTTGATGTCCACAGTAAGGAGCCATGCAGAGCTACTGTTCCGCAGGGCACCCATAGAGGGCGTTGTTCATCCATTCACCTGCAACCCAATCGAAGAGGAGAGCTACGACAGCCAAACCAAACCATTCCCCCTGGTTCAGGATAGCGaacagtgtgtaaaaagttGGATGGAGGATTATGACTACGTCCATTTGCAG GGAAAAGAGGAATTCGAGCGTCAGCAGAAGGCACTCTTAGAAAAGGAGAACATCGTGAACCAGAGCAAGGTCAAACTGGGACAGGAACAG CTGAATCAGTTTAAGCAGCTGGAGCGGGAGGTGATCAAACCTGTAGAAAACGACTTCACACGCTGGATCTCACATCAGCACTCCACAGGCTCCTCCTCCCCATCAGATTCTTCCTCCACGTCCTCCGCAGGAGGCGGAGTTCACTTATGTGGGCGGGACCGCCAGCTTCTGGCCTTCTACGGAGAGCAGTGCGAGCAGCACTTTGTGACCTTGCTAAACGCCGTGGACGCATTCTTCAGCTGCGTGGGGGCCGGCCAGCCCCCGAGGATCTTCGTCGCTCACGCCAAATTCGTCATCCTCAGTGCACATAAGCTTGTATTTATCGGAGACACTCTGTCGCGCCAAGCTACGATGCCCGAAGTGGCCAATCGGGTGATGGACTCGAGCAACGTGCTGTGCGAGTTGCTCAAAACGGTGGTAGGAGCCACGAAAGCAGCTGCCCTGCATTACCCCAACACGCCAGCCGTGCAGGAGATGGTGGATCGAGTCACGTCCCTCTCTCATCACGCGCAGCAGTTTAAAATGCAGCTCTTACAGATGGCCACGTTGTGA
- the nedd9 gene encoding enhancer of filamentation 1 isoform X1 encodes MKYKQNQMAKALYDNVPESPEELAFRKGDILTVIEQNTGGLEGWWLCSLHGRQGIAPGNRLKLLIAPMFEGNTASTPTSSPNLVHQQQRPQTPQGIYQVPPCQDVYQVPQRSVLAVDGMPSKVTTPTRVGQTYLFNPSSSSTQDLYDVPPMRTQGVYDIPAGKKKGNHASSQTQGLYDIPPTQEARNQGVYDIPPPSQGVYPVPPGKTNADQEEGNYDFPQPHKKKMEGVYDVPPMSLSKSAQSNYDFPQGNCSSAMYDIPASQINSGASHDLYDIPRGIPQQTQSREQDRNRGIYDVPPPDSRAVADVSEGMNRFSFSSTGSSMSTSSSSGGSSAEGRLVLDLDCALQKLSHIQQGLESSLSSLKALTSSPSWRTYGFMERYANELRSKMERVRGALAEFLAFGKGASANASTLSDPVLHSKLRKQLQRLEDSQQILQQSLENSSWALATGKQQSKSDELDRFIMVAHTLPDDAKQLMSTVRSHAELLFRRAPIEGVVHPFTCNPIEEESYDSQTKPFPLVQDSEQCVKSWMEDYDYVHLQGKEEFERQQKALLEKENIVNQSKVKLGQEQLNQFKQLEREVIKPVENDFTRWISHQHSTGSSSPSDSSSTSSAGGGVHLCGRDRQLLAFYGEQCEQHFVTLLNAVDAFFSCVGAGQPPRIFVAHAKFVILSAHKLVFIGDTLSRQATMPEVANRVMDSSNVLCELLKTVVGATKAAALHYPNTPAVQEMVDRVTSLSHHAQQFKMQLLQMATL; translated from the exons ATGAAGTATAAA CAGAACCAGATGGCGAAGGCACTGTATGACAACGTGCCTGAGTCCCCAGAGGAGTTGGCATTCCGCAAAGGTGACATCCTGACGGTGATCGAGCAGAACACAGGAGGACTGGAAGGCTGGTGGCTCTGCTCGCTGCATGGGCGTCAGGGCATCGCCCCGGGGAACCGCCTCAAGCTTCTTATTGCCCCCATGTTCGAGGGCAATACAGCATCCACTCCCACATCTTCACCAAACCTAGTTCACCAGCAACAGAGACCCCAGACTCCCCAAGGCATCTACCAGGTGCCCCCCTGCCAGGATGTCTACCAAGTCCCACAGAGGAGCGTGCTGGCTGTGGACGGAATGCCGTCAAAA gTGACGACTCCGACACGAGTCGGACAGACGTACTTGTTTAACCCTTCCTCCAGCAGCACTCAAGACCTCTACGACGTTCCTCCGATGAGAACTCAAGGG GTGTACGACATTCCTGCcgggaaaaagaaaggaaaccaTGCAAGTTCTCAAACCCAGGGTCTTTACGACATTCCTCCGACGCAGGAAGCGAGGAATCAGGGGGTGTACGAcataccaccaccatcacaagGG GTTTATCCTGTACCACCTGGTAAAACTAATGCCGATCAAGAAGAGGGCAATTATGACTTTCCGCAGCCCCACAAGAAGAAGATGGAGGGCGTGTACGATGTTCCGCCGATGTCGCTGTCTAAATCTGCCCAGTCAAACTATGACTTCCCTCAAGGCAACTGCAGTAGTGCCATGTACGACATTCCAGCGAGCCAGATTAACTCTGGAGCGTCCCATGATTTATACGACATTCCACGTGGGATTCCGCAGCAAACGCAGAGCAGGGAACAGGATCGTAACAGGGGTATCTATGATGTCCCACCCCCCGATTCTCGTGCTGTGGCTGATGTGAGTGAAGGCATGAACCGCTTTTCTTTTTCCAGCACAGGAAGTAGCATGTCCACGTCTTCGTCTTCAGGCGGCTCTTCGGCAGAGGGCCGTCTTGTGCTGGACCTAGATTGTGCCTTGCAAAAGCTTAGCCACATTCAGCAAGGCCTGGAATCGTCCCTGTCTTCTCTGAAAGCCTTGACCTCCTCGCCCAGCTGGAGAACTTACGGCTTCATGGAGCGCTATGCTAACGAACTGCGCTCCAAAATGGAGCGCGTTCGAGGTGCTCTTGCCGAATTCCTTGCTTTTGGGAAAGGTGCCTCAGCGAACGCGTCTACTCTGTCAGACCCGGTGCTGCACTCCAAACTGAGGAAGCAGCTGCAGAGGCTGGAGGACTCGCAGCAGATCCTGCAACAGAGCCTGGAGAACAGTAGCTGGGCTCTTGCGACTGGAAAGCAGCAGAGCAAAAGTGACGAACTGGACCGTTTTATTATGGtggcacacacacttcctgacgATGCTAAGCAGTTGATGTCCACAGTAAGGAGCCATGCAGAGCTACTGTTCCGCAGGGCACCCATAGAGGGCGTTGTTCATCCATTCACCTGCAACCCAATCGAAGAGGAGAGCTACGACAGCCAAACCAAACCATTCCCCCTGGTTCAGGATAGCGaacagtgtgtaaaaagttGGATGGAGGATTATGACTACGTCCATTTGCAG GGAAAAGAGGAATTCGAGCGTCAGCAGAAGGCACTCTTAGAAAAGGAGAACATCGTGAACCAGAGCAAGGTCAAACTGGGACAGGAACAG CTGAATCAGTTTAAGCAGCTGGAGCGGGAGGTGATCAAACCTGTAGAAAACGACTTCACACGCTGGATCTCACATCAGCACTCCACAGGCTCCTCCTCCCCATCAGATTCTTCCTCCACGTCCTCCGCAGGAGGCGGAGTTCACTTATGTGGGCGGGACCGCCAGCTTCTGGCCTTCTACGGAGAGCAGTGCGAGCAGCACTTTGTGACCTTGCTAAACGCCGTGGACGCATTCTTCAGCTGCGTGGGGGCCGGCCAGCCCCCGAGGATCTTCGTCGCTCACGCCAAATTCGTCATCCTCAGTGCACATAAGCTTGTATTTATCGGAGACACTCTGTCGCGCCAAGCTACGATGCCCGAAGTGGCCAATCGGGTGATGGACTCGAGCAACGTGCTGTGCGAGTTGCTCAAAACGGTGGTAGGAGCCACGAAAGCAGCTGCCCTGCATTACCCCAACACGCCAGCCGTGCAGGAGATGGTGGATCGAGTCACGTCCCTCTCTCATCACGCGCAGCAGTTTAAAATGCAGCTCTTACAGATGGCCACGTTGTGA